The following are encoded in a window of Rosa chinensis cultivar Old Blush chromosome 4, RchiOBHm-V2, whole genome shotgun sequence genomic DNA:
- the LOC112198326 gene encoding glu S.griseus protease inhibitor, whose protein sequence is MSDQCEGKNSWPELLGAEGTVAKATIERENSSVEAVIVPEGSVVTADFRCDRVRVWVNTAGIVTRVPVIG, encoded by the exons ATGTCTGATCAATGCGAAG GTAAGAATTCATGGCCTGAACTGTTGGGAGCTGAGGGAACAGTTGCAAAGGCAACAATTGAGCGAGAAAACTCTTCAGTCGAGGCAGTGATCGTGCCAGAAGGATCGGTTGTCACTGCAGATTTCAGGTGTGATAGGGTTCGTGTTTGGGTCAATACAGCTGGCATTGTTACCAGGGTCCCTGTCATTGGGTAA
- the LOC112198682 gene encoding uncharacterized protein LOC112198682 has protein sequence MVGGIPRPVRAREAKPEMFEDRPAKPGRKIEFRWVETKDPDFEVANKLKQLAKDHALEVDIALNQQLEDEEKLAERKQGALKANHEKYETINGVITDGIAKRLAQHYRIPVADEW, from the coding sequence ATGGTTGGTGGAATTCCAAGGCCTGTGAGGGCACGTGAAGCGAAACCGGAGATGTTTGAGGATCGTCCTGCAAAGCCTGGTAGAAAGATAGAGTTCCGTTGGGTGGAGACAAAGGATCCTGACTTTGAAGTGGCAAATAAATTGAAGCAGCTTGCCAAGGATCATGCTCTTGAAGTTGACATTGCGCTCAATCAACAGTTGGAGGATGAAGAGAAGCTTGCAGAGAGGAAGCAAGGAGCCCTCAAGGCGAATCATGAGAAGTATGAAACGATAAATGGCGTGATAACAGATGGAATTGCTAAGCGTTTGGCACAGCATTATCGCATTCCAGTTGCAGATGAATGGTAG